A genomic region of Pseudomonas sp. RSB 5.4 contains the following coding sequences:
- a CDS encoding YcfL family protein: protein MRLKLFAVAALAVLASGCATPPPPEPGSAASKVVAMGPQKHIAVGAMRVARENGFMTVNVQLTNTLNSNKTFYYRFAWLGAEGFPVAEEEVWKSQMMYGAQTSFIQGIAPTPKAVDFRLELKTP, encoded by the coding sequence ATGCGCTTGAAACTCTTCGCCGTTGCCGCTCTCGCCGTCCTGGCCAGCGGCTGCGCCACCCCGCCACCACCGGAGCCGGGCAGCGCCGCGAGCAAGGTCGTGGCCATGGGTCCACAGAAGCACATCGCGGTCGGCGCCATGCGCGTCGCCCGTGAGAACGGCTTCATGACCGTCAATGTGCAGTTGACCAACACCCTCAACAGCAACAAGACGTTCTACTACCGCTTCGCCTGGCTCGGTGCGGAAGGTTTCCCGGTCGCCGAGGAAGAAGTCTGGAAAAGCCAGATGATGTACGGCGCCCAGACCAGCTTCATCCAGGGCATCGCCCCGACCCCGAAAGCCGTGGATTTCCGCCTCGAACTCAAGACGCCTTAA
- the lpoB gene encoding penicillin-binding protein activator LpoB has product MFARFSLIAVLALLASGCANTSPTLGSKNISYGDTKAVETVTNEFGSTDLQMIAESMTRSLAQSGILQGRPVVQVYDVKNKTSEYIDTREITTSIKTQLMKSGTARFASDNTAMQSQVDQLKLQNQSGLYKKSTVAKTGNMIAAKYRLEGSISSIVKRSSDYKDVFYKFSLQLIDVESGLAEWMDEKEIRKTTER; this is encoded by the coding sequence ATGTTTGCACGCTTTTCCTTGATCGCCGTCCTCGCCCTGCTGGCTTCCGGTTGCGCCAACACCTCGCCGACCCTGGGCAGCAAGAACATCAGCTACGGCGACACCAAAGCAGTTGAAACCGTGACCAACGAATTCGGCTCGACCGACCTGCAAATGATCGCCGAATCGATGACCCGCTCGCTGGCCCAGTCCGGCATCCTGCAGGGCCGCCCGGTGGTGCAGGTCTACGACGTGAAGAACAAGACCAGCGAGTACATCGATACCCGCGAAATCACCACCAGCATCAAGACTCAGCTGATGAAGTCCGGCACCGCCCGCTTCGCCAGCGACAACACCGCGATGCAGAGCCAGGTCGATCAGCTCAAGCTGCAAAACCAGAGCGGCCTCTACAAGAAGAGCACCGTGGCCAAGACCGGTAACATGATCGCCGCCAAATACCGTCTGGAAGGCTCGATCAGCTCGATCGTCAAGCGCAGCAGCGACTACAAGGACGTCTTCTACAAATTCAGCCTGCAACTGATCGACGTTGAAAGCGGTCTGGCCGAGTGGATGGACGAAAAAGAGATCCGCAAAACCACGGAGCGTTAA
- a CDS encoding penicillin-binding protein activator LpoB — protein MRTWIGMMALACAFSVQAAPKVAVTDLAYQERVEQYIHIVSAQNNYREGYYSSSGSSNYNELEATTSYIEQGELRKFTGDIKGEILRTGMFQLVQGTPYTASSKGDVYDVIKRIKAGNFKGADYVLFGTVSDIDFTQDMNELAHTDSYSAVLGLTLVADFSLINTKTYEITSAFTAMGEAQDTKLVNGRDIKISLNRPRVVREVSKALGEDVAGQLSMQLGGGGYEQPREAQQRNNLPRDTAPVILH, from the coding sequence ATGCGCACATGGATTGGCATGATGGCCCTGGCTTGCGCGTTCAGCGTGCAAGCGGCCCCGAAAGTCGCGGTAACGGATCTGGCGTATCAGGAGCGTGTGGAGCAGTACATCCACATCGTTTCGGCGCAGAACAATTACCGCGAGGGTTACTACAGCTCCAGTGGTTCCTCGAACTACAACGAGCTGGAAGCGACGACCAGCTACATCGAACAGGGTGAGCTGCGTAAATTCACCGGCGACATCAAGGGTGAAATCCTGCGCACCGGCATGTTCCAGCTGGTGCAGGGCACGCCGTACACCGCGTCGTCCAAGGGTGACGTCTACGACGTGATCAAGCGGATCAAGGCCGGCAACTTCAAGGGCGCCGACTATGTGCTGTTCGGCACCGTGTCGGACATCGACTTCACCCAGGACATGAACGAGCTGGCGCACACCGACAGCTATTCGGCGGTTTTGGGCCTGACGCTGGTGGCTGATTTCAGCCTGATCAACACCAAGACCTACGAGATCACTTCGGCCTTCACGGCGATGGGCGAAGCGCAGGACACCAAACTGGTGAACGGCCGCGACATCAAGATCTCGCTGAATCGCCCTCGGGTGGTGCGTGAAGTGTCGAAAGCGCTGGGCGAAGACGTCGCCGGGCAACTGAGCATGCAGCTCGGTGGCGGCGGTTACGAGCAGCCGCGTGAAGCGCAGCAGCGCAACAATCTGCCGCGTGATACTGCGCCGGTGATTTTGCACTGA
- the rhtB gene encoding homoserine/homoserine lactone efflux protein produces the protein MELQTWLAFFAACWVISLSPGAGAIASMSSGLQYGFWRGYWNALGLQVGLAVQIAIVGAGVGAILTASATAFYAIKWFGVAYLVYLAIKQWRALPMDMSDDAAVRPIGKPLALVFRGFLVNISNPKALVFMLAVLPQFINPHAPLLMQYLVIGVTMICVDLIVMAGYTGLASKVLRLLRTPKQQKRMNRTFAGLFIGAAAFMATLRKAVV, from the coding sequence ATGGAGCTTCAAACATGGCTGGCATTCTTTGCCGCCTGCTGGGTGATCAGTCTGTCCCCGGGCGCAGGCGCCATTGCGTCGATGTCCAGCGGTCTGCAATACGGCTTCTGGCGCGGCTACTGGAACGCGTTGGGCCTGCAAGTCGGCCTGGCGGTACAGATTGCAATTGTCGGCGCCGGGGTCGGCGCGATCCTCACCGCATCGGCCACCGCGTTCTATGCGATCAAATGGTTTGGCGTGGCCTATCTGGTCTACCTGGCGATCAAGCAATGGCGCGCGCTGCCCATGGACATGAGCGATGACGCCGCCGTGCGCCCGATTGGCAAGCCGCTGGCGCTGGTGTTCCGCGGCTTTCTGGTGAACATCAGCAACCCCAAGGCACTGGTGTTCATGCTCGCAGTGCTGCCGCAGTTCATCAATCCGCACGCACCGCTGCTGATGCAGTACCTGGTGATTGGCGTGACCATGATCTGCGTGGATCTGATTGTCATGGCCGGCTACACCGGTCTGGCGTCCAAGGTGCTGCGCCTGTTGCGCACACCGAAGCAGCAGAAGCGCATGAACCGCACGTTTGCCGGGCTGTTCATTGGTGCGGCGGCGTTCATGGCGACGTTGCGTAAAGCGGTGGTTTAA
- a CDS encoding mechanosensitive ion channel family protein — protein sequence MDAFKWPLPAVWVEPIWLGVQILLILLAGYLAQRFVAKGLTRLGERYPFPPQLLMPLRGGLRWLIMGSALIFVLERLGVSATVLWTALSGFVAVAAVAFFAMWSVLSNLLCAILIFTVGPFRLGDVVELVDTTDKPGVKGRVVAINLLYTTLIEAEELGTGSAMVQVPNSLFFQRSVRRWRGSDVFPSSGFEK from the coding sequence ATGGACGCGTTCAAGTGGCCATTGCCGGCGGTGTGGGTCGAGCCGATCTGGCTCGGTGTGCAGATTCTGCTGATCCTGCTGGCGGGTTATCTCGCTCAGCGCTTCGTTGCCAAAGGCCTGACCCGTCTGGGTGAGCGCTACCCGTTTCCGCCGCAGCTGCTGATGCCGCTGCGTGGCGGTCTGCGCTGGCTGATCATGGGCAGCGCGCTGATCTTTGTGCTGGAACGCCTCGGGGTGTCGGCCACGGTGTTGTGGACGGCGCTGTCGGGTTTCGTCGCGGTGGCGGCGGTGGCGTTCTTCGCAATGTGGAGTGTGCTGTCGAACCTGCTGTGCGCAATTCTGATCTTCACCGTCGGCCCGTTCCGCCTTGGCGATGTGGTCGAGCTGGTGGACACCACCGACAAGCCCGGCGTCAAAGGCCGGGTGGTGGCGATCAATCTGCTGTACACCACATTGATCGAAGCCGAGGAACTGGGAACAGGCAGTGCCATGGTGCAAGTGCCGAACAGCCTGTTCTTCCAGCGTTCGGTGCGGCGCTGGCGCGGGAGTGATGTGTTTCCTTCGAGCGGTTTCGAGAAGTAG
- a CDS encoding ATP-binding cassette domain-containing protein — MIRLQNLTLQRGPQRLLEDAELTLHAGHKAGLIGANGAGKSSLFALLRGELHPDSGDCLLPADWRIAHMRQEVDTLERLAVDYVLDGDLRLREVQRDLAAAEAAHDGTALARLHAELDSADGYTADARARKLLAGLGFTNEQMDRQVGDFSGGWRMRLNLAQALMCPSDLLLLDEPTNHLDLDAIIWLEEWLKSYPGTLLLISHDRDFLDEVVDHVAHVDQRKLTLYRGGYTAFERARAERLAQQQQAYEKQQAQRAHMESYIARFKAQATKARQAQSRIKALERMEELSAAHVDSPFDFVFRESTKISSPLIDLSDARLGYGDKTILEKVKLQLTPGARIGLLGPNGAGKSTLIKNLAGELEPLAGRLTRGENTVVGYFAQHQLDSLDAKASPLLHLQRLAPTEREQTLRDFLGGFDFRGARIDEPVLNFSGGEKARLALALIAWERPNLLLLDEPTNHLDLEMRLALTMALQEFSGAVLVVSHDRHLLKSTTDNFYLVADGKVEEFDGDLEDYARWLVEYRQRNAPVSNTPVNPDKTDKKAQRQAAAALRQQLAPHKREADKLEAELGKLHEKLAKVDASLGDSDIYEPARKNELRDLLAEQAKLKVREAELEEAWMEALETLESMQAELEALS, encoded by the coding sequence ATGATCCGACTTCAGAACCTGACTTTACAGCGTGGCCCGCAACGTCTGCTAGAAGACGCCGAGCTGACCCTGCACGCCGGCCACAAAGCCGGCCTCATCGGTGCCAACGGCGCCGGCAAATCCAGCCTGTTTGCCTTGCTGCGCGGCGAGTTGCACCCGGACTCGGGCGATTGCCTGCTGCCGGCCGACTGGCGGATCGCGCACATGCGCCAGGAGGTCGACACGCTCGAACGCCTGGCGGTCGACTATGTGCTCGATGGCGACCTGCGTCTACGCGAAGTGCAACGTGACCTCGCCGCCGCCGAAGCGGCCCACGATGGCACGGCTCTGGCCCGTCTGCACGCCGAACTCGACAGCGCCGACGGCTATACCGCCGATGCGCGGGCGCGCAAGTTGCTGGCCGGTCTCGGTTTCACCAATGAGCAGATGGATCGTCAGGTAGGAGATTTCTCCGGTGGCTGGCGGATGCGTCTGAACCTGGCGCAGGCCTTGATGTGTCCGTCGGACTTGTTGTTGCTCGACGAACCGACCAACCACCTGGATCTCGACGCGATCATCTGGCTCGAGGAGTGGCTGAAAAGCTACCCGGGCACGTTGCTGCTGATTTCCCACGACCGCGACTTCCTCGATGAAGTGGTCGATCACGTGGCCCATGTCGATCAGCGCAAACTGACCCTCTACCGTGGTGGCTACACCGCGTTCGAACGCGCCCGTGCCGAACGTCTGGCCCAGCAGCAACAGGCCTACGAGAAGCAGCAGGCGCAACGTGCGCACATGGAAAGCTACATCGCCCGCTTCAAGGCCCAGGCCACCAAGGCCCGTCAGGCGCAGAGCCGGATCAAGGCCCTGGAGCGCATGGAAGAGCTGTCGGCGGCCCACGTCGATTCGCCGTTCGATTTCGTGTTCCGCGAATCGACCAAGATCTCCAGTCCGCTGATCGACCTGTCCGATGCGCGTCTGGGTTACGGTGATAAAACCATCCTGGAGAAGGTCAAGCTGCAACTGACCCCGGGTGCGCGGATCGGTCTGCTCGGGCCGAACGGCGCCGGTAAATCGACCCTGATCAAGAACCTCGCCGGCGAGCTCGAACCGCTGGCCGGGCGTCTGACCCGTGGCGAGAACACCGTCGTCGGCTACTTCGCCCAGCATCAGCTCGACTCGCTGGATGCCAAGGCCAGCCCGCTGCTGCATTTGCAGCGTCTGGCGCCGACCGAACGTGAACAGACCCTGCGCGACTTCCTCGGTGGTTTCGACTTCCGTGGCGCACGCATCGACGAGCCGGTGCTGAATTTCTCCGGTGGCGAGAAAGCGCGTCTGGCGCTGGCATTGATCGCCTGGGAACGGCCGAACCTGTTGCTGCTCGACGAACCGACCAACCACCTCGACCTGGAAATGCGCCTGGCGCTGACCATGGCGCTGCAGGAATTCAGCGGCGCGGTATTGGTGGTGTCTCACGATCGGCACTTGCTCAAGAGCACCACCGACAACTTCTACCTGGTCGCCGATGGCAAGGTCGAAGAGTTCGATGGCGACCTCGAAGACTACGCGCGCTGGCTGGTGGAATACCGTCAGCGCAATGCGCCGGTCAGCAACACTCCGGTCAATCCGGACAAGACCGACAAGAAGGCGCAGCGCCAGGCCGCTGCTGCATTGCGTCAGCAACTGGCACCGCACAAGCGCGAGGCCGACAAGCTCGAAGCCGAACTGGGCAAGCTCCACGAAAAGCTGGCGAAGGTCGACGCCAGCCTCGGCGACAGCGACATCTACGAGCCGGCGCGCAAGAACGAGTTGCGTGATCTGCTGGCCGAACAGGCCAAGCTGAAAGTGCGCGAAGCCGAGCTCGAAGAAGCGTGGATGGAAGCTCTCGAGACGCTGGAAAGCATGCAGGCGGAGCTGGAGGCGTTGTCCTGA
- a CDS encoding TIGR02444 family protein encodes MSSDLWSFSLAIYARPGVEPACLQLQTAGANVCLLLCGLWLEQRGTACDEQRVEQLKELVGPWDREVVQPLRALRTQWKTLAEGDPVLKGLRAQMKALELEAERHLLWQLEQVAQDWPRDDASASGEWLESLTGSAASPNRDALQVLRVAATGT; translated from the coding sequence ATGTCCTCTGACCTGTGGAGCTTTTCCCTTGCCATCTACGCCCGACCGGGCGTGGAGCCTGCTTGCCTGCAACTGCAAACGGCGGGGGCCAATGTCTGCCTGCTGCTATGTGGTCTGTGGCTTGAGCAACGGGGCACTGCCTGTGACGAACAGCGCGTAGAGCAGCTGAAAGAGCTGGTGGGGCCGTGGGATCGGGAGGTGGTGCAGCCACTGCGTGCGTTGCGTACTCAGTGGAAAACCCTGGCCGAGGGAGATCCGGTGCTCAAGGGTCTGCGAGCACAAATGAAGGCGCTGGAGCTGGAAGCCGAACGGCATCTGCTGTGGCAACTGGAACAGGTTGCGCAGGATTGGCCGCGCGATGACGCATCAGCGTCGGGGGAGTGGCTGGAGAGTCTGACGGGATCGGCCGCCAGCCCGAACCGCGACGCGCTGCAAGTGCTGCGCGTCGCGGCAACCGGCACTTAG
- a CDS encoding AlgP family protein — protein MSATKKPVNTPLHLLQQLSGSLLEHLENACSQALADAEKLLAKLEKQRGKAQEKLHKSRTKLQDAATAGKAKAQNKAKAAVKELEDLLDALKGRQSDTRGYILQLKRDAQESLKLAQGVGRVQEAAGKALSSRAAKPAAAPAKKAAAKPSAAKAPAKTAAAKPAAKPAAKAPAKTAAKPAAKTAVKKPAAASAAKPAARTAAAKPAAAKPAANPAAKPAARKVAPAKTAAKPAAKVAVKPAAKPAAKTAAAKPAAKTAAKPVAAKPAAKVAAKPAAKPAAKTAAKPAAAKPATAAAKPAAKPVAAKPAAKPAAKPAAKKPAVAKPAAAKPATAPAAKPAAPAPAAAPAPAASTSTTTTAPTPAAASSASSNPTSAS, from the coding sequence ATGTCGGCCACCAAGAAGCCTGTAAACACTCCGTTGCACCTACTCCAACAACTCTCGGGCAGCCTGCTCGAGCATTTGGAAAACGCTTGCTCCCAAGCCTTGGCTGATGCTGAAAAACTGCTCGCCAAACTGGAAAAACAACGCGGCAAGGCGCAAGAAAAACTGCACAAGTCCCGTACCAAATTGCAAGACGCGGCCACTGCCGGTAAAGCCAAGGCGCAGAACAAGGCCAAGGCTGCCGTCAAAGAACTCGAAGACTTGCTCGACGCGCTGAAGGGGCGTCAATCCGACACTCGCGGCTACATTCTGCAACTCAAGCGTGATGCCCAGGAAAGCCTGAAACTGGCCCAGGGTGTCGGCCGTGTGCAAGAGGCTGCCGGCAAAGCGCTGTCCTCCCGCGCCGCCAAACCAGCAGCAGCGCCTGCGAAAAAAGCGGCAGCCAAACCTTCTGCGGCGAAAGCCCCGGCGAAAACCGCTGCGGCAAAACCGGCAGCCAAACCAGCAGCCAAGGCACCGGCTAAAACCGCCGCCAAACCTGCTGCAAAAACCGCAGTGAAAAAACCGGCTGCGGCGAGCGCTGCGAAACCGGCCGCACGTACTGCCGCTGCCAAACCTGCAGCGGCAAAACCGGCTGCCAACCCAGCAGCAAAACCTGCTGCGCGCAAAGTCGCTCCGGCAAAAACTGCTGCTAAACCAGCTGCCAAAGTAGCGGTAAAACCGGCTGCCAAACCTGCCGCGAAAACCGCCGCTGCAAAACCGGCAGCCAAGACTGCGGCCAAACCGGTCGCGGCAAAACCTGCTGCCAAGGTTGCTGCCAAACCAGCGGCCAAGCCTGCCGCTAAAACCGCTGCCAAACCTGCAGCAGCAAAACCTGCGACCGCTGCAGCCAAGCCTGCCGCCAAACCAGTAGCCGCAAAGCCAGCCGCTAAACCAGCCGCCAAACCTGCCGCGAAAAAACCGGCCGTTGCCAAACCAGCTGCCGCCAAGCCGGCGACTGCACCTGCCGCCAAGCCAGCCGCTCCGGCGCCGGCCGCCGCGCCTGCTCCAGCCGCTTCCACCTCGACCACCACGACTGCGCCAACGCCAGCCGCTGCGTCGAGCGCCAGCAGCAACCCGACCAGCGCTTCCTAA
- a CDS encoding FKBP-type peptidyl-prolyl cis-trans isomerase has product MSRYLFLSLWMIFSVAQADEKTTANDAHDLAYSLGASLGERLRQEVPQLQIQALVEGLQQAYQGKPLALSEARIEQILADHESQNAEHASLPSSDAAMENEQRFLTAEKAKPGVKELADGILLTELSPGTGPKAGPDGKVQVLYVGRLPDGTVFDQNTQPQWFSLDSVIAGWRTALQNMPVGAKWRLVIPSDQAYGADGAGDLIAPFTPLVFEVELRGATS; this is encoded by the coding sequence ATGTCGCGCTACCTTTTTTTATCCCTCTGGATGATTTTTTCCGTGGCCCAGGCCGACGAAAAAACCACCGCGAACGATGCTCACGATCTGGCCTACAGCCTCGGTGCCAGCCTCGGTGAACGCTTGCGCCAAGAGGTGCCGCAATTGCAGATTCAGGCATTGGTCGAAGGTTTGCAGCAGGCCTATCAAGGCAAGCCGCTGGCCCTGAGCGAAGCGCGGATCGAGCAGATCCTGGCGGATCACGAATCGCAAAACGCCGAACACGCGTCGCTGCCTTCCAGTGATGCCGCGATGGAAAACGAGCAGCGTTTTCTCACCGCCGAAAAAGCCAAACCGGGTGTGAAGGAATTGGCCGACGGCATCCTGCTGACCGAGCTGAGCCCGGGCACTGGCCCCAAGGCCGGGCCGGATGGAAAAGTGCAGGTGCTGTATGTCGGTCGCCTGCCGGATGGCACCGTGTTCGATCAGAACACTCAGCCACAATGGTTCAGCCTCGACAGCGTGATTGCCGGGTGGCGTACGGCGTTGCAGAACATGCCGGTTGGCGCGAAGTGGCGACTGGTGATTCCATCGGATCAAGCCTACGGCGCCGACGGTGCGGGCGATCTGATCGCGCCGTTCACACCGCTGGTGTTTGAGGTCGAATTGCGCGGTGCAACGAGCTGA
- a CDS encoding Rsd/AlgQ family anti-sigma factor — protein MLESCQNAQERWGGVHLLIDRWLQEREDLIGAYDKLGDKPQALSENRKPLLEFCGVLVDYVSAGHFEIYEQLTGEAKAFGDTRGLELAETLYPRIDVITEKLLAFNDLCDEGKCVAEKFKELGGLLHERFELEDCLIEVLHTAHKQEDPVQA, from the coding sequence ATGCTCGAAAGTTGTCAGAATGCTCAGGAACGCTGGGGTGGAGTTCATCTGCTGATCGACCGCTGGTTGCAGGAGCGTGAAGATCTGATCGGTGCCTACGACAAGTTGGGTGACAAACCCCAGGCTCTGTCCGAGAACCGTAAACCCTTGCTTGAATTCTGCGGCGTGCTGGTCGATTACGTTTCGGCCGGGCACTTCGAAATCTACGAACAGCTGACCGGCGAAGCCAAGGCGTTCGGTGACACGCGCGGCCTCGAACTCGCCGAAACCCTCTACCCGCGCATTGACGTCATCACCGAAAAACTCCTCGCGTTCAACGATCTTTGCGATGAAGGCAAATGCGTCGCCGAGAAGTTCAAGGAGCTGGGTGGCCTGCTGCACGAACGCTTCGAACTGGAAGACTGCCTGATTGAAGTGCTGCACACGGCACACAAGCAGGAAGATCCGGTTCAGGCCTGA
- a CDS encoding disulfide bond formation protein B, producing MSLACSRSLFFTAFTAGALALGASYYLEYAVGLTPCSLCLAQRFFMALLMVCCGLAAIHGPRRVGLSLYWAAALGLSLGGTTAAWRQVLLQSDPLVQMTSCAPDSEALFSNLPWLCATLRMFKGGVDCAEISWTLFDLSIPEWSLLFFVAMSILAVYQLLRLVWSALQRPLSGEASHRALVGD from the coding sequence ATGTCGTTGGCCTGTTCACGCTCCTTGTTTTTTACGGCTTTCACTGCAGGCGCACTGGCCCTGGGAGCTTCCTATTACCTCGAATATGCGGTCGGGCTGACGCCCTGCAGTCTGTGCCTGGCGCAACGCTTCTTCATGGCGTTGCTGATGGTCTGTTGCGGGCTGGCGGCGATTCACGGCCCACGGCGTGTCGGCCTGTCGCTCTATTGGGCGGCCGCGCTTGGCCTGAGCCTGGGCGGAACCACGGCGGCCTGGCGGCAGGTGTTGTTGCAGAGTGATCCGCTGGTGCAAATGACCAGTTGCGCGCCCGATTCCGAAGCGCTGTTCAGCAACCTGCCGTGGTTGTGCGCAACGCTGCGGATGTTCAAGGGCGGTGTCGATTGCGCGGAAATTTCCTGGACGCTGTTCGATTTGAGCATCCCGGAATGGAGTCTGCTGTTCTTTGTGGCGATGTCGATCCTTGCGGTTTACCAGTTACTGCGTCTGGTCTGGAGCGCGCTGCAACGACCGCTCAGCGGCGAAGCGTCGCACCGGGCGCTGGTCGGGGATTAA
- a CDS encoding heme biosynthesis protein HemY: MKRLYVIVFLVIAATAALGLAIAEHSGYVLVAYKSFRYESSLWATLALIAVLWLLIWGIKALIELIMTSGGVVNPWSRRNRSRRVQVAIEHGQLDLAEGRWASAQRHLARAAEAERQPLLYYLGAARAANEQGKYEECDQLLERALERQPQAELAIALSHAQLQTDRGDTDGALVTLQAMHERHPHNVQTLRQLQRLHQQRGDWAAVIRLLPELRKDKVLPPAELAELERRAWGNNLSLAAHRDEDGKVGLQSLTRAWEQLTSAQRQEPALVLAYAEQLRQLGAQVEAEEVLRSALKRKYDSHLARLYGLVRGSDPARQLQTAEGWLKEHPADPSLLLTLGRLCLQTSLWGKARDYLESSLRVQRNPEACAELARLLAQLGDTERSNQLFQEGLGLLDERLLAAPLPVPVRA; this comes from the coding sequence ATGAAACGCCTGTATGTGATCGTGTTTCTGGTGATCGCCGCGACGGCGGCGCTGGGCCTGGCGATTGCCGAGCATTCCGGTTACGTGCTGGTTGCCTACAAGAGCTTTCGCTATGAATCGAGCCTGTGGGCGACGCTGGCGCTGATTGCGGTGTTGTGGCTGTTGATCTGGGGCATCAAGGCCCTGATCGAGCTGATCATGACGTCCGGTGGCGTGGTCAATCCGTGGTCACGGCGCAACCGCAGCCGGCGGGTGCAGGTGGCCATCGAACACGGTCAGCTGGATCTGGCCGAAGGTCGCTGGGCCAGCGCGCAACGTCACCTCGCTCGCGCCGCCGAGGCCGAGCGCCAGCCGCTGTTGTATTACCTCGGCGCGGCACGCGCGGCCAACGAACAAGGCAAGTACGAGGAGTGTGATCAGTTGCTCGAGCGTGCCCTGGAGCGCCAGCCTCAGGCCGAACTGGCGATTGCCTTGAGTCACGCGCAGTTGCAGACCGATCGTGGTGACACTGACGGCGCCTTGGTGACCCTGCAAGCGATGCACGAGCGGCATCCGCATAACGTACAGACCTTGCGACAGTTGCAGCGTCTGCATCAGCAGCGTGGCGACTGGGCGGCGGTCATTCGCCTGTTGCCGGAACTGCGCAAGGACAAGGTGTTGCCGCCGGCCGAGCTGGCGGAACTCGAACGGCGTGCCTGGGGCAACAACCTGTCCCTGGCGGCGCATCGTGACGAGGACGGCAAAGTCGGTCTGCAATCACTCACGCGTGCCTGGGAGCAATTGACTTCCGCGCAGCGTCAGGAGCCGGCGCTGGTGCTGGCATACGCCGAACAACTGCGTCAGCTGGGGGCTCAGGTCGAGGCGGAAGAAGTCCTGCGCAGCGCCCTCAAGCGCAAGTACGACAGCCACCTTGCACGTCTTTATGGCCTGGTGCGCGGCAGCGATCCGGCGCGTCAGTTGCAGACCGCCGAAGGCTGGCTCAAGGAGCATCCGGCTGATCCAAGCCTGTTGCTGACCCTCGGTCGTCTCTGTCTGCAAACCAGCTTGTGGGGCAAGGCACGGGATTATCTGGAAAGCAGTCTGCGGGTGCAGCGTAACCCGGAAGCCTGCGCCGAGTTGGCGCGCCTGCTCGCGCAACTGGGTGATACCGAGCGCAGCAACCAGTTGTTCCAGGAAGGTCTCGGCCTGCTGGATGAACGCCTGCTGGCCGCGCCGTTACCGGTGCCGGTTCGCGCCTGA
- a CDS encoding uroporphyrinogen-III C-methyltransferase: protein MSETALPKDDVQPVIDAQVETPPPAKEPRRGNGLAIVALLLGAAGVAFGGWGVWQVRHLQTNTAQQSDQVQALNDQAQSLKLNEQRLTERLAQLPGADELAERQRLVTQLQGDQQRLNQRLETVLGASRKDWRLAEAEHLLRLASLRLSALQDISSAQALVQGADEILREQNDPGSFAAREQVAKTLVALRNTEQPDRTGLFLRIGALRDQVIQLTELAPEYKDRGESLLGLTADGDGASRWAQWWDQVSRYIRIDFNADKNVKPLLAGQSLSQVRLALSLALEQAQWAALNGQAPVYSQALTEARDVLKGNFNPDNPQSKIMLEQVAELSQQPVTVKTPDLTGTLSAVQAYLERRNVNAEESVKPFAKPAANTAQETTP from the coding sequence GTGAGCGAAACAGCCTTGCCTAAAGATGATGTCCAGCCTGTGATCGATGCCCAGGTTGAAACTCCACCGCCGGCCAAAGAGCCGCGCCGAGGCAACGGACTGGCCATTGTCGCCCTGTTGCTCGGCGCTGCCGGCGTGGCGTTCGGTGGCTGGGGGGTCTGGCAGGTGCGTCACCTGCAGACCAACACCGCACAGCAGTCCGATCAGGTGCAGGCGTTGAACGATCAGGCGCAGAGCCTCAAGCTCAACGAACAGCGCCTGACCGAGCGCCTCGCGCAGCTGCCCGGTGCCGATGAACTCGCCGAGCGCCAGCGTCTGGTGACGCAACTGCAGGGTGATCAACAGCGCCTCAACCAGCGCCTGGAAACCGTTCTCGGCGCCAGCCGCAAGGACTGGCGTCTGGCCGAGGCCGAGCATCTGCTGCGTCTGGCCAGCCTGCGCCTCTCGGCCCTGCAGGACATCAGCAGCGCTCAGGCGCTGGTACAGGGTGCCGATGAAATCCTCCGCGAACAGAACGATCCCGGCTCGTTCGCCGCCCGCGAGCAAGTGGCCAAGACCCTCGTCGCCCTGCGCAACACCGAGCAGCCGGATCGCACCGGCCTGTTCCTGCGCATCGGGGCCTTGCGTGATCAGGTCATCCAACTGACCGAGCTGGCGCCGGAGTACAAGGATCGCGGCGAATCGCTGCTGGGCCTGACCGCTGACGGCGATGGTGCCAGTCGCTGGGCGCAGTGGTGGGATCAGGTGTCGCGCTACATCCGCATTGATTTCAATGCCGACAAGAATGTGAAGCCACTGCTGGCCGGGCAAAGTCTGAGCCAGGTGCGTCTGGCCCTGAGTCTGGCGCTGGAGCAGGCGCAGTGGGCTGCGCTCAATGGCCAGGCGCCGGTCTACAGCCAGGCACTGACCGAAGCGCGGGACGTGCTCAAGGGCAATTTCAATCCGGATAATCCGCAGAGCAAAATCATGCTCGAACAGGTTGCCGAGTTGAGCCAGCAACCTGTGACGGTCAAGACCCCTGACCTGACCGGCACGTTGAGCGCGGTGCAGGCTTACCTGGAACGCCGTAACGTCAACGCTGAAGAATCGGTCAAACCGTTCGCCAAACCTGCCGCCAACACCGCGCAGGAGACCACGCCATGA